The Deltaproteobacteria bacterium GWC2_65_14 genome has a window encoding:
- a CDS encoding methylglyoxal synthase — protein sequence MTHKKIAMEHDKKIALVAHDNKKSDLIEWAIYNRVLLAHHRIYATGTTGEILEQELGVKITKLQSGPLGGDQQIGAKIADNEVDFLIFFWDPLEPMPHDPDVKALLRMAVVWNIPIACNRASADFMISSPLMDSHYDRLVPDYDVYRTRKITRDE from the coding sequence ATGACTCACAAAAAAATCGCCATGGAACATGATAAGAAGATCGCTCTTGTCGCGCACGACAACAAGAAGAGCGATCTGATTGAATGGGCAATATATAATCGAGTGCTCTTGGCTCACCACAGAATATATGCGACAGGGACAACCGGCGAGATCTTGGAACAAGAGCTTGGCGTTAAAATCACCAAACTCCAGAGTGGACCATTGGGCGGTGATCAGCAAATCGGAGCCAAAATAGCTGACAACGAGGTCGATTTTCTCATCTTTTTCTGGGATCCGCTTGAACCGATGCCCCACGATCCAGATGTCAAGGCGCTCTTGCGCATGGCGGTCGTTTGGAACATTCCGATTGCCTGCAATCGCGCCTCCGCCGATTTCATGATCTCCTCTCCCTTGATGGATAGCCATTATGATCGTCTTGTGCCCGATTATGATGTGTATCGTACACGG